In the genome of Paenibacillus pabuli, the window TGGGTAAAGCTCCCGCAGGCAATAGCAGGGTAAACATGAGGACAAAAGCCAAAAACAGTCCAAAGCTTCGCTTGCTTTGTTCAAATAATCTTGTCATGGTCTACCTCCTGAATAATGGATTTGGAATGATAAGAATGATAACTCGTTCTGCCCACCCCGAATTTCGTTATGAGGGGAGAGTTAGGAGAGCTCAACTCCTTTCTGATCCGCATGAAGCAGCAGAATAGTAACGCTTTATGTAAGAATCATGGTAGCAATCGGGAAATAAACAATTAAAAAGGTGTGATTTTGATTTGCGGCAAATATAAAATGTGTTTTTAATTCTTGGATTCCGTGTCTAAATTGCATTATAGGGGATGATTACAGGAGATTCAACAGATATTTTTCCAGAATTTATTGTGTTTTCTATTGAAAATAAGCAAATTTCATTGAATTTTGAGCATGGGTATTTATAACTTCGATATAATATTTGCCGCAAATAAAAATGAATACAAATTAAAGTATATGATAATATAATAAAAATGTAAACGCTTAATTTGTGATAAATAAAGAGTTATAATGTTTAGTAGTATATAAAATACACTCTGAATATGTTGCCGCAAAATAATTAAATTTTTAGCCAAAATCAATTGACAAGGAATTAAAACTATTTTACTATCGTTACATAGTCACTGTCCTGTTAGATTTCTTAACATTGAATTGGCTTCATGGCATTTGCCGCAAATTTACAAGCAACGGAGAGTGTAAGCATGGAGAAGATAAAAATGGCTTTTATCGGTGTAGGAGACATGGGGTCACATCATTGCATTGGTTTTGATTTGCTCGAAGATAGTGAGGTTCGCTATATCTGTGATATGAATGAAGCCAATGTGGCACGTACGCTGGCTGAACTCAAGAACAGCAATCCCACCATCGTTAGCGATTATCGTGAACTGCTTGCCAAGGAAGACTTGGATGCGGTGGTTATCAGTGTACCGAACTATTTGCACCGTGAAGTGGCGGTAGCTTTTCTGGAAGCGGGCAAGCATGTATTTCTGGAGAAACCGGTCGCCCATACCATTGAGGACTGTGATGCCATTATAGAAGCTGCGGAAGCCTCAGGACGGGTATTGCAGATCGGATTGGTTTATCGGTACTCGAATCTGTATCGTCGAATGGAGAAGGAATTGGAGAACGGACGTCTTGGCGATGTGAAATTGATGTGGTGCAAGGAATTCCGTGACCCGTTCCCGCCTGCGGATTGGTTCTATGACAAGACCAAGTCCGGGGGAGCGATCGTAGAGAAGGATTGCCATCACTTCGATATTTTCAACTGGATGATCCAGGCGAAGCCTGTCCGCGTGTTTGCCTCTGGAGGGCAGCATGTCATGAAGCAAGGGGAGCCTAATCGGATTCAGAATTCGTACAGTCACTATCCGACGAAAGAAATTTCGGACACCTCCATCGTTGATCACGCCTTTATCACCATTGATTATGATAACGGCAGCAAGGCCAATCTGGGATTGTGCATGTATTTGAAACCGCGCAATCTGATGGGAGAAGGGCTTGAGATCGGCCTGATTGGAGAAAATGGCGGTCAGATGGTGGCCCGTAATGACAAGACGATTGATATCGTTGGCGGGCAGGACTGGACGAAGGATCACCTGGAAATTGATGTGTCGTCGGATTCCATCATGGGTGGACATACCGGAGGACAGACTCAGCGCATTGATTTTCTGAAATGTGTACAGGAAGGCAGACAGCCCTTTGCGAGTGCACAGGTGGGTCGTAACGCGCTGCTTATTGCTCTGGCGGCAGAGAAATCCATTTTGGAAGAACGGTACGTCTATTTAGAAGAAATTTCAGGCTGAGGGGTGTCATCATGAACAGGTTGAGAAAATATGACACACTGCTGTTTTTTCTCTTCATTTTGCCTTGGATCATCGGATTTATTACCTTTTTCCTGTTTCCTTTCGGAACCTCGGTTTTCTACGCCTTTACCGATGCGAGACTTCCGGGAGCAACCAATTTCAACTTTGTCGGCATTGATAATTTTACACACATGATGGATGATCCCATCTTTTTGAAAAGCTTGATGAACACGATGTTTTTCGTTGTATTCGGTGTTCCGATCGTTACGGCGGGCATGCTCGGTCTGGCGATGCTGCTTAATTTTAATGTCAAAGGCATTGCCTTGTTCCGCACCTTCTTCTATTTACCAACCCTGGTGCCTATTGTGGCAACGGTCATTATTTGGCGGCTGGTATTCAACTCCGAATTTGGCATTCTGAATGCCGGACTTGGCGCGCTGGGGATAGGCAAAGTGGACTGGATTGGCGGGGAGCATACGATCAAGCCGGTCATCATCATGCTTCAGGTCTGGATCTCCGGCAGTGGCGTACTGATCTTCCTGGCTGCACTGAAAAATGTACCCAGACATCTGTACGAAGCTGCTGCCATTGACGGGGCGAGCGGGATACGCCGATTTTTCCAGATTACGCTGCCGATGATCAGTCCTTCCATCCTGTTTGTCATCATTATTCAGACGATGTATAACTTTCAGATGTTTACGGAAGCACTGCTGCTATCTAAGGGTGGGCCGAACTACTCGGCTTATACGTTTGTCTACAATATTTATAAATCGGCCTTTACCGATCTGAAATTCAGCATGGCGATGACGCAGTCGATTTTCCTGTTCGCCGTGATCTCGCTTGTCACCCTGATCCTGATGAAAGTATCGAACCGCTTTGTGTATTACGAGGGAGAACGATAGGAGGAGAGTTACATGAACAGCCGAAAAATAGCGGTAAAAGCGTCTCAATATACCATGCTGATTGTAGCATTAATGCTGTTCGCAGGGCCTCTGGTATGGATGCTCTCGACCATGCTGAAAACTAAAGCGGAAACCTACAAGGTACCTCCAACCATTCTGCCGGACACATTCAGTCTGGAAGCTTTTGAACGGTTGTTCGCTGTCCAGCCGATGATGTGGCAGTGGATTCAAAATTCGTTTATCATTTCCTTCTTTGTTGCAGCGGGAGCGGTGGTGTCCAGTTCACTTGTCGCTTACGGTTTCTCCCGTTTTGCAACCAAGTATCGGAATATTCTGTTCCCGGTAGTGCTTGTTACCTTAATGATTCCTCCATCCATTATGATGATTCCCTCGTATGTCCTTTTTTCCAAGCTGAACTGGATTGATACCTGGTTGCCGCTCATTGTGCCAGCCTGGCTCGGAGGCGCCTATTATATCTTCCTGTTCCGACAGTTTTTCATGACCATTCCCCAGGAGCTGGACGAGGCTACATATCTCGACGGCGGCAATCGCTGGACGGTATATGCACGGGTCATTATGCCGCTGTCCAAACCCATTATTATGACAACCATTATTTTTGCCTTTGTGAACTCCTGGCTCGATTTTCTTGGGCCGTTCCTGTATATCAAAAATGCAGAAATGTTCACGCTGAGCGTGGGTCTGCAGCTGTTAATTGGTCAGACGAGCCAGGATTTGCCGGCGCTCGCTGCGGGTGCATTTATCAGTATTGTACCTATCGGTCTGCTGTATCTGTTTGCACAACGTTATATCGTCGAGGGGGTGGTGCTTACGGGCACCAAAGGGTAGAATGGCTGCCTCGCTTTCCGGTTTTCGGGTGGATAGAACTTTTTTGACTTTTTGATATGACATGACTTAAAGGGGAGCTGTGTATATGAGAGCGAAGAGTAAACGGCTATTCAATGTATGGGCACTTGTACTTGCGACAATGGTGGTGATCAGTGGATGTGGAAATGGGGGATCGTCCGAAAACGCCGACTCTTCTAGTTCCGGCAGCAGCCAGAGTGAACCCGTAACGATCACATACTCCCAGTGGGGGACGGCAGAAGAGCTTCATCGTACACAGGAACTGCTGGATCAGTTCATGAAGGCCAATACCGATATTAAGGTCAAACTCGAAGGCAAGGATTGGGGCAGCTATTGGGACGGACTGACAGCGAATGCAGCTGGGGGTACACTTCCGGACGTGTTCAAAACAAGTTATGCATACGTGGAGAAATACGCCGAGCTTGGCATCTTCAAGGAATTGGACGGCTTGCTGGCGGAAAATCAGTTTGATCTGAACAATGTGGACAAAAGTCTGCTGGGACTTCACCAGTATCAGGGCAAACAAGTATCCTTGCCGATTGATGCCAACGTCATCGTCTGGTATTACAACAAAGCGATCTTTGAGAATGAAGCCACCAATCCTCATAAAGCTCCCGTTCCATCGCTTGAGCCAACGTGGGATGAAATTACCGACATTGCAACCAAGCTGACGCTGGATAAGAACGGAAAAAGCGCAGACGAAGCGGGTTTTGATGCCGCAAACATTGTGCAGTGGGGCTTGTCCATTTCACCGGGATCAACGATGGATTGGTTCCTGGAGCCGGAGTTGTGGTCCAACGGTGCAAAGCTGGTGAATGACGATGGTTCCCTTGCGCTTGAAACGCCTGAAGCGATGGAAGTGCTGAACTATTTTATCGATTTGACCAAAAACAAAAAGATCAACACCACACCTGCTCAGATTGAAGGTTTGGGTGGACAGGTGAACCTTGCGATTACGACATCCAAAGTAGCAATGAATCCGGGTGGCAGCTGGAATACAACCAACTACCAGGAGGCTGGGGTGGATTACGGTATCTCCTATTTGCCAAAATTCAAAACCAACCAAACCGTTGTTCAGCCAGCAGGTCTTGCCATCAGCTCTAATACCAAGCATGAAGAGGCGGCATACAAGCTGCTCGCTTGGCTGGCAGGTCCGGAAGGACAGACAGAACTGGCGAAACAGGGATACTCGATTCCGGCGAATAAGGCTGCAGCGGATGCTTATATTGCCACTGTAGGTGAAGATAATAAAATCTTCCTGGATGCGCAGCAGTATGGCATTGTATCTCCCTTTACAACCAAGAAAACCGATCTGGTCTGGACGTATGGTGAGCAGTCACTGAAACTTCCACTTGCCGGAGATGGTGATCTGAACGCAGCGCTTAAGGATTTGGCCTCTAAGATGCAATAAGCAGATAAAGAGGTGGGAAGGCTTCATACGTATTCTTAAAAAGGATTAAATTTGCGGCAGTTATGGGGGATAGCAAGCTCCCTGACTGCCGCTATTATTTTATAGAAGACTGTGTCCACGCACCATTTCATTGACTTCTGGCCAGTAGAAATATAGAATTATATTTGCCGCAAATTTGTGTTTGAAGAGATGAAATTGCCCCAATACGAATGGGGTTTAAATACATAGTTAAAGGAAAGGTGGGGACTTCACATGGCAAAATTGAAGGATATTGCAGACCGCGTTGGTGTATCGATCTCTACCGTTTCACGTGTGATGAAGAACGATGTCAATCGATCGGTCAGCGATGAAACCCGCAAAAAAATATGGGACACCGCTGAGGAGCTGGGCTATCGTTCACAGCGTCCGGTCAAGAAGAAAAAGGTCCAGCCCAAAACGGCATATGCGATCGGCTGTGTGGTTGCCATTCCCCAAAATAAATACAACAGCCCTTATTTTTCAGTCATTATGGAAGGCATTGAAAAGCAGCTTGCTGAAGCGGGCATGCGTCTGGAATTTGTGTACAGCATCGAAAACGATGGGGATATCGTGCAGCTGCAGTCTCTGGTAAAGGAACATCAGATTGATGGCATGATTGTGGTGGAACGGATTGATCCGGAAGCCTATCGCTGGCTCAAGGCCAATGTACGAACTGTTGTGGGTGTGGATATTACGGACCCGGACATTCCGGTCGTTGGTTATGATCGAGAAGAAGCTGCCAGAGAGGCAACAAATCATCTGATTGACCAAGGGCATCGGATCATTGCCTACATTGGCGGAGCAGAATTCAAGAATGATTTTCTGGAGGAAAAACGGTTTCTTGGTTACCGGCGTGCCATGACTGATGCGGGATTATCTATTGATAATGATTGGGTGATCGATGTGAAATGGGATGTTTCGCTGAGTTATGAATTGACCAAGCGGGCATTTACCAACAATGCGAACAGACCTACGGCCATTTTTGCGGCCAGTGATATGATGGCGATTGCGGCCATGCGTGCTGCAACCGAACAGGGTCTCCGCATTCCGGAGGATATCGCCTTCTTTGGGGTAGATAATATTGAAATATCCGAATTCACTTCTCCGCCGTTGTCGACTATTCATGTACCCAAGCTGGAGATGGGCATGTTCGCAGTTAAACAGCTGCTCGATTATCTGGATCATTCATATGAAGTGGCTGTCAAAATGATCGTTCCGTACCGCTGTATATTCCGCCAGTCTTCCAATGGCAAAATAGAATAGCTTTCAACCAAATAGTTCCCTTGTCCAGGTTTGGACGAAGGGAACTATTTGGTTAAGAATTAATCGTAGATCACATTTTTTCCTTCATCACTTAATTTTTTTAAAGATGTAAGCATGTGATTTATCTCTTCATCGGAGTGTCTTTCCCATGAAGCTAATTCAGCTACTATTTTTAGAGGTGATTTAGATCTGTATGAGCGTGTTGGGTTTCCAGGAAATTTTTTATCCGTTAAGTTAGGATCATTTTCAAAATCTCCTAATGGCTCTACAATGTAGATTCTTTCTTTTGCATTTGTTTTTGCTAATTCAGCACCCCACTTGGCAGCATTTAATGTTCCCGTAAAGTAAATGTGGTTAGATTTTTTGTCTTGGTAATTGGATAAGTATTGCGGTTCTAATAAATCTCCAATTTTCAGTTCTGCTTTGGTACCATGAAAAAAAGGTCCATTATCTAAGACATTTTTTTGGTCATCCATACCGATGCACCTCTTCTTTTTTAGATTTGTATTTAGCAGTATAGTGTAGGAATCGCCAAAAAAACAGTCTATAAAAAACATATAAATAAAGGTATAATCTAAGTAGAGGGAACGATATTGAGCGGAAATTACCTATTATAAGCTGAATGAAAGGTTATGGATTGGCACGGAAAAATGAACTGAAAATAATTAAGAATCGTTGGAAACGTTATTTCAAAAAGCATGGGGCAGACTGCACATTGGCAGGCTGCTCTTTTTTTTATAGCATTCTGGACAACTTCCGGTATTCCCGGGGTGAAATGCCCTCATATTTGCGGAACATGCGGCTGAAATAATGAATGTCAGGGTAACCGCTTTGTACACCCACAGCCTCGATGGAATAATCCGTTTCCCGCAATAGTTTGCGTGCCTCGCTCAGGCGGATGGATTGAATATATTCGTTGGGCGGCATGCCTGCCATCTGTTTGAACAATTTGGCCATGTGATCCACACTCAGGTTCATTTGTTTGGCAATGCTTGAATTGGTCCACGGGTCGGAAGGGGCGACCTCTATGCGTTTCATAAGTTCGAGCAGCTTCTCTCCGTGTACCGAATCATGACGCGTCGAACTTCGCCAGCATGAACGCAGCAGATGAGTTAATATTTGCAGCATCAAGGCTTTGCATACCAGTTCATATCCCGGTGGGCGCATCGTAAATTCATGAACTAGTTGCTCCATAAGCTGCACGGCAGCTGGAGAAGGGGTATATACCGGGTTGGAAGATAGCGGCGTCATGCCCTCTGCGCAAGCTTCCACACCGAATTTATGATGCAGAACCGTCTCTTCGTTCACAACCATGTCTGCCTCGGTCTGAATGGTCAATTCGTTGAAAAAATCAAAATGAATGCCGATAAAACGAGCTTCCGGGCTGGATACGACTTCATTCTGGTGATAGACCCCGGCGGGAAGCATGATGAGCTGACCTGCCTTCAAAATATGGTGTTTATCGTTCATATAAGTTGCAGCTTCACCTTGAGAGACGTACAGAAGTTCAAAATCATACAGACGCCGCTTAGCCAGTTTGCCGGGAGGAAGGCTCTGGAATTGTGCGTAATGCACGTTGGGAGACCATTCCTTGTAATTGGCGGTTCGCTGCAGAGGATATACCGCTTGTTGGAGAGACATTTCAAATCATCTCCTTTTCTAAGAATATAGGTTGTAATTAATCAAAATAGATCAGCTGAAACTGAACGGAATTGTGCAAATAATCTCTTTATCTCCTAAATAAATGATCACGTAAATTATTTATAATATATGTATTATCACATGTTCTTACGAGAGAGACAACATCACGGATTATGCTAAAAAGGAGAGGATTAAGATGCACTCTCTCCCTGTCGAACGGAGCACGAGTTATTGCTGTGAACCCCTCAGGTCAGTTGCTCAGTGTGGATTCCCCTCGGCTGCGGATTGGGAACGATGTGTTCCAGTGGAACTGGTGGACACGGTAACAGGCAGAGCGCCCCATCAATCCACGGAAGTTCGTTTTGGGTGGAGTCCCGAATACTTGCATATTCGCTTTGTATGCCAGGATGATTACGTCGTATCTGATTTCACGGAAAAGGATCAGCCATTGTATGAGCAGGATGTGGTTGAACTGTTCATTGATGAACAAGGTGATGGCAGGAGCTACATCGAGTTGGAGGTAAGCCCGCACAACGTGGTTTTTGATGCACTCATCCACAATAACGGCGACGGTTCGGAATTGAAAGCCGATGTAACCTGGCAGTTGGAGGGTTTGCAAACGGCGGTAGAAGTGGATCGTCAGGGCCATCGGGTGTATTTGATCCATATTCCCGCCAGTAACTTCAAGTCGCCCCTGACGAAAGGGGTATGCTGGAAGGTCAACGTTTACCGAATTGACGAGAATGTGCAGGGAGAACGGGAGTATCAGGCGTGGCAGCCTACGGGCGCTGTAAACTTTCATTTGCCTGCCCGGTTTGGTTATTTTCGATTGGGATAGTCATGCACGGCTGAAGAACAGGCTTGTATATTTTGAAGGAGGGTATTGGCATGAAAAAAGGGATTAACATATGGTCGTTTCCAGGGGATGCCTCTATTGCGGATTGCATTCAGACAGCGAAGCAAGCAGGTTTTGAGGGAATTGAACTTTCCCTTAATGGAGAAGGCGAGCTGAGCCTGTCTGCCACGGATCAGGAGATTCGTGATATTCAGGGACGCCTCGAAGAAGCTGGGCTTGAGATTGCGGGACTTGCAACCGGACTGTATTGGGACTACCCGATGACGAGTGCTCGTCCGGAGATTCGCACAAAAGCGCTGGATGTATGTAAAAAACAGCTGGAGCTGGCTTCGGCCTTTGGTGTGGATACTATTCTGGTCATTCCAGGTGCTGTGGGTGTGGATTTTATTCCAGACAGCGAAGTAACGGATTATGAAGTTGCCTACGAACGGGCACAAGAAGCCCTTGCGCATCTGCTGCCGTATGCGAAAAGTGCCGGCGTATCGATTGGTATTGAGAACGTATGGAACAAATTTCTGGTGTCACCGCTAGAGCTGCGTACCTTTATTGATTCTTTTAACTCAGATCATATAGGTTCGTATTTTGATGTGGGTAATGTGGTGCAGAATGGTTACCCGGAGCAGTGGGTTCGTATTCTGGGTCATCGGATCAAAAAGGTACACTTCAAGGATTACCGTCGTCAAGCGGGAGGCCTTCACGGATTTGTGGACCTGCTGGCTGGAGATGTGAATTACCCGGCGGTGATGGAGGCATTACAGGCTGTTGGTTACGATAACTACGTGACGGCCGAGATGATTCCGCCATACACTCATCATTCGAAGCAAATCATATTCAATACATCCAAAGCAATGGATGCCATTCTTGGACGTTCTCAGGACTAAATTCAGATAACAACGTTTATGAGGATATAAACTCTTTTTTTTGTGGGAGGTAGAAACATGTTGAAAGTGGGATTGATCGGTTTTGGGTTTATGGGGCGTATGCATTTTGATAATTATGTACGTCTTGCCTCTGAAGGGGAACCTGTGGAATTGGTAGCCATCTGCGATCTGAGAATAGAGGAACTGAAGAACGGTAAAGCAGCTGGTAATATGGCGACAGAGCAAGAGGTATATGATCTCACACCTTATCATTTGTACGACAACATCGATGCGATGCTGGAGCAAGAGAAACTGGATATCATTGATATTACGCTGCCTACGCCACTGCATGCTGAACTAACGTGTTCTTTGCTGGAGAAAGGCTATCATGTGCTGTGTGAGAAGCCGGTTGCGCGCCATTCGGCGGAAGGCTGGAAGATGGCAGAGGCCGCCAAAGCAACCGGAAAAACACTGATGATTGGTCAATGTTTGCGTTTCTGGCCGGCCTATACTTATCTGAAATCCGTTGTAGAAGACGGCCGCTATGGAGCGGTCAACGCAGGTTATTTCTTCCGTGGTTCGGGTTTGCCTCAAGAGTGGTTCCTGGATGGCGAGAAAAGTGGTGGCTGCATATTAGATATGCACATTCATGATGCGGATATTATTCACTGGGTGTTTGGCAAACCGGATCAAGTAACCACGCTGGCTCGCAACGTCATTCCGGGAAGCGGCTATGATACGGTCTCCACCAACTATGTATACCCTGATGGAAAAGTGCTGAATGCCCAAGCCGATTGGACGCTGGGGGGAGACTACGGTTTCTCCATGACGTATCGCGTTAATTTGGAGCAGGGCAATCTGGTCTTTGAGAATGGTGAGCTGAAAGTAAATCCGAACAACGCTCCCGGTTTCGTCGCTGAGCTGTCACCCGACTCGGGATATTATCATCAACTGAAATATTTCATTCAATCTGTTCAAGCAGGTACGCCTGTATCTGTATGTACACCGGAAAGTGCAACAGGCACGCTTGAAATCATCGAAGCGGAGATGCGTTCGGCGGATGAGCGTGGGGCATTGGTTTCATTGTAGTAGGAGCAGGTTTGACGAATGTAACAAACTTTACCGTACAGGGGAATATGGATGAACAATGAAGAGGGGCTGTCCCGTGGTCATGAATATGACGGGACGCCCCTTTTGAGCATCCATGTCATGGCTCATCCCACTCGCTTACGATTCCGGTTTGAGCAGAGGGTAGAGCGCTAACGAATCGGAGACACGTTATTCAGGAGTTTAAAGCAGCTACGGAAATCTAAGGAACCTGAGACACGCTACTTTAAGATTTTGGGCCGTTAATAGCGTTAATTGTCACATATTTAGGAAATAGCGTGTCTGGTGTTCCTTACAATTATGAAAGAGGGGCGGGGGGACATATAAGACGTCCTAGGTTCCTAAGAACAAGAAACAAGCATACAACCAAGCATGCATGCTCGCTTGTATGCTAAAGCCTCCTAAATCCCTGCCTGAGTCCACCGACATAAGCAGTAATTACTCAGTACGACCCAACAACCCGCCAGTTATTCGCCTGCTCCACTGTAAGTGGTTGATGTCTGCGAATATAATCTTCCACCAGTGCCGCCATATCCGTGGCGCCTTCGTGAATTACCTTTTTGCCTGGATACATCGCATAATCACCGCCACCTGCTGCGCGATAACTGTTCATCACTACAGAGTACGTCGCGTCCATTGCAACAGGTAAGCCCTCACGTTCCAGCTTCACCACACGACTTCCCACAGATTTGGAGATATCCAGCTCATATTCGATGCCTGCCCACATATCGTAATTATAATGCTGTGGTTTCGGCTGCATATATGCGGGATTAACGACAACTTCGCCTGAAGCATCCACTTCAAAGTAACGCGCCGTTTGCTCTAATGCATCCCTAATGTCCTGACCACGAAGCTCCAGTACCGTTAGTGTGTTGGGATAGATGAAGTTAGATAACACATCCCGGACGGTGATGAGGGAACCGAAACCACGGGCCTCTTCACTGAGTAATGCGGTATTGGAGATTTGAGCCCCCGTTGCTTCCATCTGCACCTGATGTACAAAAGCAATGAAGGGATGTGCCGCGAGCCGCAGTGCGGCAGGATCGGTGATAGATAAGTCTCCGGCTACCTCGCCAATCGGCTGGTCGAGCCATGCTTGTGCTTTGGCTTCAAGCTCGTCTGTCAGTGTCATAACAGTTGCATCGGGCTGTACGTCACTATTTTCATCCAAAAGCAATAAGCGAGCCTGTTTTTCTGCAATCTGCCACTTTCCATTCGATAACCGATCCAACTCAATGGATACATGACCCGCACCGTTTCCGCTAAATCCAGGCTGAACCACGGTCACCCCATGTATTTCAGCGGTAAGCTGACGGTGTTGATGTCCAGTAAGCAGAACATCAATCCCTTCAATGTCACGGCAGATGGCGTACGCCTGATTTTCCCCGGTTAACCGCTCGGCAGGTTCGCCTGTCTCCAGATCACTCTCAAAACCACCATGATAACTGACCACAAGTACATCCGGCTGTTCATGTTCACGAATATACCCAACCCATGCTCGAATGGTTTCCAAAGCGTCAAGGAACTGTAAACCTTCTATATTTTTCGGATGCTCCCAATTCGGGATATAGTGCGTCGTTGCGCCCAACAAAGCAATTTTAACGCCCGAAGACAAGGTTTTGATTAGATAGGGAGGACCGAAGGCCGGTATGCTTGGTCCAGAAGGTTCAGTGTGCCGAGCTTTTTCGTCAGGATTCCCTTCATTAACGATATTGGCGGATAGCCAAGGAAAATGGGAATCTTCAACTGCTTTACGCAGCAGATCCTGTCCATAGTTGAATTCATGATTGCCCATTACGGCAGCATCATAGCCCAATTCATTCAGAACATGAATGAAGGGATGCACTTCGTGATCTAAAACAAAGGAAGCAGCATACGAGGCCAAAGGAGAGCCCTGCAGCAGATCACCGTTATCCACGAGCAGCAGTTCG includes:
- a CDS encoding Gfo/Idh/MocA family protein; protein product: MLKVGLIGFGFMGRMHFDNYVRLASEGEPVELVAICDLRIEELKNGKAAGNMATEQEVYDLTPYHLYDNIDAMLEQEKLDIIDITLPTPLHAELTCSLLEKGYHVLCEKPVARHSAEGWKMAEAAKATGKTLMIGQCLRFWPAYTYLKSVVEDGRYGAVNAGYFFRGSGLPQEWFLDGEKSGGCILDMHIHDADIIHWVFGKPDQVTTLARNVIPGSGYDTVSTNYVYPDGKVLNAQADWTLGGDYGFSMTYRVNLEQGNLVFENGELKVNPNNAPGFVAELSPDSGYYHQLKYFIQSVQAGTPVSVCTPESATGTLEIIEAEMRSADERGALVSL
- a CDS encoding bifunctional metallophosphatase/5'-nucleotidase, with the protein product MTSISTTSSFDIVVTSDLHGAIRPIHYNTNAYRPAGLALLASLIRHERERSPELLLVDNGDLLQGSPLASYAASFVLDHEVHPFIHVLNELGYDAAVMGNHEFNYGQDLLRKAVEDSHFPWLSANIVNEGNPDEKARHTEPSGPSIPAFGPPYLIKTLSSGVKIALLGATTHYIPNWEHPKNIEGLQFLDALETIRAWVGYIREHEQPDVLVVSYHGGFESDLETGEPAERLTGENQAYAICRDIEGIDVLLTGHQHRQLTAEIHGVTVVQPGFSGNGAGHVSIELDRLSNGKWQIAEKQARLLLLDENSDVQPDATVMTLTDELEAKAQAWLDQPIGEVAGDLSITDPAALRLAAHPFIAFVHQVQMEATGAQISNTALLSEEARGFGSLITVRDVLSNFIYPNTLTVLELRGQDIRDALEQTARYFEVDASGEVVVNPAYMQPKPQHYNYDMWAGIEYELDISKSVGSRVVKLEREGLPVAMDATYSVVMNSYRAAGGGDYAMYPGKKVIHEGATDMAALVEDYIRRHQPLTVEQANNWRVVGSY